A single window of Flavobacteriales bacterium DNA harbors:
- a CDS encoding DUF2330 domain-containing protein, protein MKTKIIALFLLSVLVTENAMAFCGFYVAKADTKLFNKTSQIILVRDGNRTTITMNNDFQGDVKDFAMVVPVPVVLKENDIRISDQSVFEALDAYSGPRLVEYYDENPCYRYDYLEDYSYSRSESISMVQKSSMKEKEKGLGVKVEAEYSIGEYDILILSATESVGLKTWLTQNGYKIPGTANEVLDPYIKSNMKFFVVKVNLDNKKALGFEHLRPIQISFDSPKFMLPIRLGMANANGPQDMIVYAFTKTGRVECTNYRTVKIPTDRNVPLDIRNNFGKFYVDLFEKSWRYQGKNCVFLEYAWNVTPSWGGVKCDPCVGPPPLTADLGRAGVNWANQGNVFFTRLHVRYSRDKFPQDLNFQVTPNTEHFQGRYILTNPAGGDFECEDGQQYLKDLCYKRKHEVEELAVLTGWDVTRYGKYITEYNHLIKDNQFKKNDFTPVIPQDSDPGSPGNGGKWIFTLFFLVGVGGLFILLQRIPVTRQA, encoded by the coding sequence ATGAAAACGAAAATTATTGCACTCTTCCTGCTATCGGTTTTAGTCACCGAAAATGCAATGGCCTTTTGCGGATTTTATGTTGCAAAAGCCGACACCAAACTCTTTAATAAAACCTCGCAAATTATTTTAGTGCGTGATGGTAACCGTACCACTATTACCATGAACAACGATTTTCAGGGCGATGTAAAAGATTTCGCTATGGTGGTACCTGTTCCCGTTGTGCTAAAAGAAAACGATATCCGGATTTCCGATCAAAGTGTATTCGAAGCACTGGATGCTTATTCGGGTCCGCGTTTGGTTGAATACTACGATGAAAATCCCTGCTACAGGTACGATTACCTGGAGGATTATTCCTACTCACGTTCCGAATCTATATCGATGGTGCAAAAATCGTCGATGAAGGAAAAGGAAAAGGGACTGGGCGTAAAAGTTGAAGCAGAATATTCCATTGGAGAATATGACATTTTAATTCTTTCGGCTACAGAATCGGTGGGACTCAAAACCTGGCTGACTCAAAACGGATATAAAATTCCGGGAACTGCCAATGAAGTATTGGACCCCTACATCAAAAGCAACATGAAATTTTTTGTTGTAAAAGTAAATCTCGATAATAAAAAAGCATTGGGATTTGAACACCTGCGTCCAATTCAAATTTCATTCGATTCTCCGAAATTCATGTTACCCATCCGTTTGGGAATGGCAAATGCAAATGGTCCGCAAGACATGATTGTTTACGCCTTTACAAAAACGGGACGAGTAGAATGCACCAATTACAGAACCGTAAAAATTCCTACCGACAGAAATGTGCCTTTAGACATCCGCAATAATTTCGGTAAATTCTATGTAGATCTTTTTGAAAAAAGCTGGAGATATCAGGGTAAAAATTGTGTTTTCCTGGAGTACGCATGGAATGTTACGCCAAGCTGGGGCGGTGTAAAATGCGATCCGTGTGTGGGTCCTCCCCCGCTCACTGCAGACTTAGGTCGGGCCGGCGTTAATTGGGCCAATCAGGGCAATGTATTTTTTACCCGACTTCATGTCCGCTACTCGCGCGATAAATTTCCGCAGGATTTAAATTTCCAGGTTACGCCCAATACAGAACATTTTCAAGGACGATATATTTTAACCAATCCTGCAGGTGGCGATTTCGAATGTGAAGATGGACAGCAATACCTCAAAGACCTCTGCTACAAACGCAAGCACGAAGTGGAAGAACTGGCTGTTTTAACCGGATGGGATGTTACCCGCTATGGAAAATACATTACGGAATACAATCATTTAATCAAGGATAATCAATTCAAGAAAAACGATTTTACGCCTGTAATTCCACAGGATTCAGATCCCGGTTCACCCGGTAATGGAGGTAAATGGATTTTCACGCTGTTTTTTCTGGTTGGTGTTGGAGGATTATTCATTCTCCTGCAACGAATACCTGTTACGCGTCAAGCCTAA
- a CDS encoding RnfABCDGE type electron transport complex subunit D has translation MKSSIHLLTALRSLFRDARNFQIVFLSSFLLYGIWYLDWDHDIVRFAIIISTALMVQLVGVMLSPAPMHSLKSALITGLGMSLLFQANSYITLVMGVGLAIAGKFLIRSNGKHIFNPANFGIVVTILLTGDAWISPGQWGSSALLVFFIGAAGLMVILKAGRVDTSFAFLATLFLLEYVRTIVYLGWDFDFLLLKFSNGSLLLFSFFMITDPVTTPNHLVARIVWASLIAVVTFSLSNFMQVHTAPLWALFFISPLTVGFDRLLKSEKFQWIKA, from the coding sequence ATGAAAAGCAGTATTCACCTCCTCACCGCATTGCGATCTTTATTTCGGGATGCACGAAATTTTCAAATCGTATTCTTGAGCTCATTCCTCCTCTATGGAATTTGGTACCTGGACTGGGACCACGACATTGTACGATTTGCCATTATCATCAGCACCGCATTAATGGTTCAACTCGTAGGCGTAATGCTTAGTCCCGCCCCCATGCATTCCCTAAAAAGCGCCTTGATTACAGGATTAGGAATGAGTCTTCTTTTTCAGGCCAATTCCTATATCACCCTGGTGATGGGTGTAGGCTTGGCCATTGCCGGAAAATTCCTGATTCGCAGCAATGGAAAACACATTTTTAATCCTGCCAATTTTGGAATTGTTGTAACGATATTACTGACCGGTGACGCATGGATTTCTCCCGGACAATGGGGAAGTTCCGCCTTGCTGGTTTTCTTTATAGGAGCTGCCGGATTAATGGTGATTTTAAAAGCGGGACGGGTAGATACTTCCTTTGCTTTTTTGGCTACACTTTTTCTGCTTGAATATGTAAGAACTATCGTTTATCTCGGTTGGGATTTCGATTTTTTATTGCTCAAATTCAGTAACGGATCATTGCTTCTGTTCAGCTTTTTTATGATCACCGATCCGGTGACAACTCCAAATCATCTTGTTGCACGAATTGTATGGGCATCTCTTATTGCAGTGGTCACTTTTTCACTAAGCAATTTTATGCAGGTACACACCGCTCCGCTATGGGCACTCTTCTTTATTTCACCATTAACGGTCGGGTTCGATCGCCTTTTAAAATCAGAAAAATTTCAGTGGATAAAAGCTTAA
- a CDS encoding HAD-IIIA family hydrolase, translating into MTYKEKLHKIKTFIFDFDGVLTDGVVYLMPPRDFIRTMHVRDSYAIQYAVKKGYRVAIITGGNSEMVKERMAYLGVTDVFLRASDKLKVFKEYTADHHLDYSEILYIGDDLPDYHVMKQVGLSVCPNDAAEEIRGMVDYVSPRKGGEGVVREMIEQTLKVQGKWFDQNELSW; encoded by the coding sequence ATGACCTACAAAGAGAAACTTCACAAAATAAAAACCTTCATTTTCGATTTCGACGGGGTGTTGACCGATGGAGTAGTGTACCTGATGCCTCCGCGTGATTTTATCCGAACCATGCATGTCCGCGATTCATACGCCATTCAATATGCCGTTAAAAAAGGATACAGGGTGGCCATTATTACCGGTGGAAATTCGGAAATGGTAAAAGAGCGGATGGCTTATCTCGGAGTAACAGATGTTTTTCTTCGTGCTTCCGATAAATTAAAAGTATTTAAAGAATATACCGCAGATCATCATCTGGATTATTCCGAAATTCTCTATATCGGAGATGATCTACCCGACTATCATGTAATGAAACAGGTTGGATTATCGGTTTGTCCGAATGATGCAGCGGAAGAAATTCGTGGAATGGTTGATTATGTTTCACCGCGTAAAGGTGGCGAGGGTGTAGTGCGGGAAATGATTGAACAAACCTTAAAGGTTCAGGGAAAGTGGTTCGATCAAAATGAATTGTCGTGGTGA
- the bioB gene encoding biotin synthase BioB, with product MSEIRHNWTKEEILNIYNQPLLELVYQAASVHRQHHNPREVQVSSLISIKTGGCPEDCAYCPQAARYNTKVKVHKLMEVDEVTSLAKNAKENGASRVCMGAAWRAVRDNKDFDKVIDMVKSVHALDLEVCCTLGMLTEDQAKRLADAGLYAYNHNLDTSEEYYDDIITTRTYEDRLKTLENVRKAKLTVCSGGIIGMGETVEDRIGMLLTLANLPAHPNSTPINALVPVEGTPLEEQQIVPIWDMVRMIATTRIVLPKTVVRLSAGRTQMSMEGQALCFMAGAGSIFAGDKLLTTSNPDINEDMQMFEILGLVGRKPYANGDKPEIKETSEETIA from the coding sequence ATGAGCGAGATTCGTCACAATTGGACCAAAGAAGAAATCCTTAATATTTACAATCAACCCTTGCTGGAGCTAGTTTATCAGGCCGCATCGGTTCACCGTCAACATCACAATCCACGCGAAGTGCAGGTGAGTTCTCTCATCTCCATCAAAACAGGTGGGTGTCCGGAAGATTGCGCTTATTGTCCGCAAGCCGCACGTTACAACACTAAAGTAAAAGTGCATAAGCTGATGGAGGTGGATGAAGTGACATCCCTCGCAAAAAATGCAAAAGAAAATGGGGCCTCACGCGTGTGCATGGGAGCAGCCTGGCGCGCAGTTCGCGATAACAAAGATTTCGATAAGGTAATCGATATGGTAAAAAGTGTACATGCACTCGATCTGGAAGTATGCTGCACACTGGGAATGTTGACCGAAGATCAGGCCAAGCGTTTGGCAGATGCTGGTTTATATGCCTATAACCACAACCTCGATACATCAGAAGAATATTACGATGATATCATTACCACACGTACTTACGAGGATCGTTTAAAAACTCTCGAGAATGTACGCAAGGCTAAACTTACCGTTTGCTCCGGAGGAATTATCGGAATGGGCGAAACGGTAGAAGATCGCATTGGTATGTTACTTACACTCGCCAATTTACCGGCGCATCCAAATTCTACCCCTATCAATGCATTGGTCCCTGTAGAAGGAACACCACTCGAAGAACAACAAATTGTTCCCATTTGGGATATGGTTCGCATGATTGCTACCACACGCATCGTATTACCAAAAACGGTGGTGCGATTAAGTGCAGGAAGAACGCAGATGAGTATGGAAGGACAAGCCCTTTGCTTTATGGCAGGAGCAGGTTCTATTTTTGCGGGCGATAAATTACTCACAACTTCCAATCCCGATATCAACGAGGATATGCAGATGTTTGAGATTTTAGGCTTAGTGGGACGAAAACCTTATGCCAATGGCGACAAGCCGGAGATTAAGGAAACGAGCGAAGAGACCATTGCCTGA